The Flammeovirga yaeyamensis genome segment GGTAAATGTAAAACAGGGTGTATCTCAATGCAGAATCATGCATTTACCCTTGTTGTAGTATCATTTAACTAGGGCAGTACAAGGGAGTTGTTCTTCTATGTAGATGACTCCATCGTAGACTTCAGTCCATCTCATTCGATAAGGAGTATTCACTAATCCCTTCATAGAAAAATACTTTGCTTTACCTTTATATTCTGTAAAATCGGTAAATGATAATGTATATTTTGAGTCGGAAAGCCACTGTTCAAAAGAGTTTTTCGCAGGTTTTCTGATGTTGTAAGGTTCACTTTTAATTCTACCTGCTTGTCCTTTGTAACAAGTAAAACCTAGTGTGTACATCTCATTTCCTAGAGTTTTGTAGGTCATGAGACCAAGGGAACTGTGATGTTTTAAATGACTTTTTGCTGTATGCATACTGGCAGCCCAAACAATTATTTTCTCATTCGGAAAACGTTTTTGAGAGAGCCAAATTAAGTTATTGGCCATTTGAACATCACGGTATGTATAGGTGCTATTTTTAGAAAACTCCTTTTTGAAGTTGATCAACCAAGAATTCTCAGCATATCCGTTTAGGTTCTGTAATTCCTGCTTCATGAAATCATCTTTGCTATACTGTTGATCAATTGATTTTAGAGTAGTGAAAAAGAATGATCGATCTTCTTCCGTAGCTTTTGAGTCGTATTCATTCTTATACAACTCATCAAGAATATCAATAA includes the following:
- a CDS encoding erythromycin esterase family protein, whose amino-acid sequence is MTLRLTLLFALIAHVLFGQKDIKNYVLDNTSPITSFDFDQEDYSDLEAIKNSIGDAKVVMLGEQDHGDANTFKMKSRLVKYLHEELGFNIIAFESNFYGMQKNFEEDPQNFEAAKDKIFQIWTKCEECQSTFNYIKDTYSSDQPLYMTGVDVRRYDAHPKGVYSEDFDRFLSDNSIEIEDKKRFIDILDELYKNEYDSKATEEDRSFFFTTLKSIDQQYSKDDFMKQELQNLNGYAENSWLINFKKEFSKNSTYTYRDVQMANNLIWLSQKRFPNEKIIVWAASMHTAKSHLKHHSSLGLMTYKTLGNEMYTLGFTCYKGQAGRIKSEPYNIRKPAKNSFEQWLSDSKYTLSFTDFTEYKGKAKYFSMKGLVNTPYRMRWTEVYDGVIYIEEQLPCTALVK